GGGTAAGAAGATGACCACACAAAATTTGAGCAAACATCGCTGTAAGTTTCCCAAATATAGTGGGGTCAGCTTCAAGCCCCAGTATTTCGATACCTTGATAGAGCTAAAGCCACCGCTTGGCTTTGTTGAAATACATGCAGAAAATTACCTGTCTGCAGGAGGTCCATTACGCCATTACTTACAACGTATACGGGAAGACTATCCAATCACAGTCCACGGGGTTGGGCTTTCCATCGGGGGAACTGAGCCGTTAAACAAGGAGCACTTAGACCGCGTTGCTAGCCTTGTAGAACATATTGAGCCGGTGGTTTTTTCTGAACACCTTGCTTGGTCTTCTCATGGTAATGCTTTTCTCAATGACCTGCTGCCTATTCCCTACACTAAGGCGCATTTAGAACGCACTTGTCGTCATATTCACCAAATACAAGAGCGATTGGGTGATACTTTGTTAATGGAAAATCCATCAACCTATATCACGTTCGCTCAACAGGATTATACCGAGACTGAATTTATTCGAGAGATGGTGCGTCGCACTGGCTGTGACCTGCTGTTA
This genomic window from Vibrio tritonius contains:
- the bufB gene encoding MNIO family bufferin maturase; translated protein: MTTQNLSKHRCKFPKYSGVSFKPQYFDTLIELKPPLGFVEIHAENYLSAGGPLRHYLQRIREDYPITVHGVGLSIGGTEPLNKEHLDRVASLVEHIEPVVFSEHLAWSSHGNAFLNDLLPIPYTKAHLERTCRHIHQIQERLGDTLLMENPSTYITFAQQDYTETEFIREMVRRTGCDLLLDVNNIAVSCFNHQQDPEAYLADFPLKFVSQIHLAGYHLDTQEALTLRIDSHGSPVQTDVWQLYQKTLSLTGDIGTLIEWDSQLPPFKELLSQACLADKYRQVHQKEQQHALSF